A portion of the Cucurbita pepo subsp. pepo cultivar mu-cu-16 unplaced genomic scaffold, ASM280686v2 Cp4.1_scaffold000457, whole genome shotgun sequence genome contains these proteins:
- the LOC111785345 gene encoding pentatricopeptide repeat-containing protein At2g13600-like: MCSLGAKLTKYSLCSALNSCAKTINLFLGLQIHAQIVKIGFEDNLYLNSALVNLYSKCNAIVDAKRIFVHMKTHDQVSWTSIISGLSQNGAGREAILMFKNMLVTQDRPNCFTYATVISSCPSLKDELPNHLTTLFHAHVIKLGFILFSSFVISSAIDCYSKLGRIEEAALLFYEANVKDNVIFNSMISGFSQNLYGEEALKLFVEMRASNLSPTDHTLTSVLNACGSLTVLEQGRQVHSLVTKMGSENNVFVVCSLLDMYSKCGSVDDAFIIFNQTVEKNSVLSTSMIMAFAQCGRGSDALKLFESLLTEEGFLPDHVCFTAVLTACNHAGLLNEAVEYFNKMGSEYRLDPQIDHYACLIDLYARNGHVGKAKELMEKMPYESNYVMWCSLLGACKVHVVVELGREVAYRLIEMDPSNAAPYVTLAHIYARAGLWTQLADIRKQMQQKRVRKSAGWSWIEIDKKAHVFSVGDATHPKSCEIYSKLNQLDLDMRGPEHASKALEFVEF; the protein is encoded by the coding sequence ATGTGCAGCTTGGGAGCGAAATTGACCAAGTATTCTCTCTGCTCTGCTCTTAATTCTTGTGctaaaacaattaatttgtttttgggtCTGCAAATTCATGCGCAGATTGTCAAAATAGGATTTGAAGATAACTTATATTTGAACAGtgcattggttaatttataCTCCAAGTGTAATGCCATTGTGGATGCAAAAAGGATCTTCGTTCATATGAAGACTCATGACCAAGTTTCTTGGACCTCTATAATATCTGGGCTATCCCAAAATGGGGCTGGGAGGGAAGCCATCTTGATGTTTAAGAATATGTTGGTAACTCAGGATAGACCCAACTGTTTTACTTATGCCACTGTTATTAGTTCATGCCCAAGTCTGAAGGATGAACTTCCGAATCATCTTACAACTTTGTTTCATGCTCATGTTATCAAACTtggttttattctttttagcAGTTTTGTAATTAGCTCCGCTATTGATTGTTACTCAAAACTAGGAAGAATAGAAGAAGCTGCCCTGCTCTTTTATGAGGCAAATGTGAAGGACAATGTCATATTTAATTCTATGATATCAGGGTTTTCTCAAAACTTGTATGGGGAAGAGGCATTAAAACTGTTTGTAGAGATGAGAGCTAGTAATTTGAGCCCAACTGATCATACATTAACTAGTGTTTTAAATGCTTGTGGGAGTCTAACAGTACTTGAACAAGGAAGGCAAGTGCATTCTCTAGTTACAAAAATGGGATCAGAGAATAATGTGTTTGTGGTCTGTTCTTTGTTAGATATGTACTCGAAATGTGGCAGTGTTGATGATGCATTTATCATATTCAATCAGACGGTTGAGAAGAACAGTGTGCTGTCGACTTCGATGATAATGGCGTTTGCTCAATGTGGTAGAGGCTCAGATGCCTTAAAGCTCTTTGAGAGTTTGTTGACTGAAGAAGGTTTCTTGCCTGATCATGTCTGTTTTACTGCAGTTTTAACTGCCTGTAACCATGCAGGATTACTAAATGAGGCAGTGgaatatttcaataaaatgGGCAGTGAATACAGATTAGATCCTCAAATTGATCATTATGCTTGTTTGATTGATCTCTATGCCAGAAATGGGCATGTAGGAAAAGCTAAGGAATTGATGGAGAAAATGCCTTATGAGTCTAATTACGTAATGTGGTGTTCCCTTTTAGGTGCTTGCAAAGTTCATGTAGTGGTCGAGCTCGGGAGGGAGGTAGCTTATCGACTCATCGAGATGGATCCAAGTAATGCTGCACCCTATGTAACTCTTGCTCATATCTATGCTAGAGCAGGTTTATGGACACAGTTGGCTGATATTAGAAAACAAATGCAACAAAAAAGGGTAAGGAAAAGTGCAGGGTGGAGCTGGATTGAGATAGATAAGAAAGCGCATGTCTTCTCAGTTGGTGATGCTACTCATCCTAAATCATGTGAGATTTATTCAAAACTTAACCAACTGGACTTGGATATGAGAGGACCTGAACATGCATCAAAAGCACTTGAATTTGTTGAGTTTTAA